In Nomia melanderi isolate GNS246 chromosome 4, iyNomMela1, whole genome shotgun sequence, the following are encoded in one genomic region:
- the Ube4B gene encoding ubiquitination factor E4B isoform X1 produces MSELSQEEMRRRRMARLVGLDNICSATTSNHNADPISPSTPGPSKAFTGQMISPSNQQQFQNAEVAMEVEENNDKQSVSGVDVDSGIENMEVEESDRRDTKSRSRTTSSSTEVTIEQIHSVVSRVLCISWKEPAEGTIFLPQTASQISMQKLVDATEIINQALMEILCMFTRGEDPLKEINAKISSDREDSPNSQTSPLLSPVATLCRCDICCNPFQPKSLTYLLDCYSRVAVEERNHPKKSSIPPLSDVLAVLRAQCVQYSTLVLQGLVGISQSSTTHPLSVTLLLCPVLSQSLPRGYLHELVARTHTNRIVFNKIFTPLLQGLYLSMQASLVGNAHRRPIEALEELIEIRCGPTSNVRPICRLITRQVQFLPDIMTSAPGREITITSFLGPFLSVSVFAEDQPNVAEKFFSGNPFADKSMNLTLQQELESTRTSLHKMLHAILANSNCRDITLAYLATLLLYNEKRAQIQTEEFSLAGDGFMLNLLSVLQMLSVKIKLDTVDTLYPFHPSSFVEIKNDTRLKLSSQEAAEWVKHLERTHRWAEPKFPTQCWFITLHCHHIALLPALQKYQRKLRTLRDVQKMLDDLQATEPQWKDTFFAARNKELIKRYKEQLKQLGKSKSCTDAGLIDPVLLRRCLHFYISVAEVLLSILTETTPGNPLPDLPLPQEVPQKFTALPEWYVEDIAEFLLFTLQFSPGVITNNMDNSLITWLLVVVCTPHCIRNPYLIAKIIEVLFVINPSIQGRTESLHDQVMAHPISKTLLASYLMKFYTDVETTGSSSEFYDKFSIRYHISLILKSMWDSPVHRESIINESNNGKQFVKFINMLMNDTTFLLDESLESLKRIHEIQELMSDLKAWAALSPEQQHSRMRQLTADERQARSYLTLAKETVAMFHYLTVNITEPFLRPELVGRLCAMLNFNLQQLCGPKCKNLKVRKPQKYGWEPRALLSQLVDIYLHLDCDNFAAALASDERSFCKELFTDAANRLQRSVIKTTTEIERFIALAERAAVIARDNRARDEDYGDAPEEFRDPLMDTLMEEPVKLPSGIVMDKAVIIRHLLNSATDPFSRQPLSEDMLMPIKLHLQNYDFMFNFNFQASSSHRFVIKQHQLQL; encoded by the exons ATGAGCGAGCTCAGCCAGGAGGAA ATGAGGAGAAGGCGAATGGCCCGTTTAGTTGGTTTGGACAACATATGTTCGGCAACCACCTCTAATCACAATGCCGACCCTATTTCGCCGAGCACGCCGGGTCCATCGAAGGCATTTACAGGACAGATGATATCTCCATCGAATCAGCAACAGTTTCAGAATGCAGAGGTAGCGATGGAAGTGGAAGAAAATAACGATAAACAGTCTGTTTCGGGAGTAGACGTGGATTCCGGGATTGAGAATATGGAAGTGGAGGAATCGGACAGAAGAGACACAAAATCGAGATCTCGT ACTACCAGTTCCAGCACAGAGGTGACTATAGAACAAATACATTCTGTTGTTTCTCGGGTGTTGTGCATATCGTGGAAAGAACCGGCAGAGGGCACCATATTCCTTCCGCAAACGGCATCGCAAATATCCATGCAGAAACTCGTCGACGCCACAGAGATTATCAATCAGGCACTGATGGAGATTTTGTGTATGTTCACGCGAGGAGAAGATCCTCTGAAGGAAATTAATGCGAAGATCTCTTCGGATAGGGAAGATAGCCCCAACAGTCAAACGAGTCCTTTATTAAGCCCAGTCGCGACACTTTGTCGTTGTGATATTTGTTGTAATCCGTTTCAGCCTAAGAGTCTCACTTATTTATTAGATTGTTATTCAAGAGTCGCTGTCGAGGAACGAAATCACCCAAAG AAATCCAGTATCCCGCCACTCTCCGACGTACTAGCTGTTCTGAGAGCACAGTGTGTTCAATACTCCACTTTGGTGCTACAAGGCCTAGTGGGCATTTCTCAATCTTCAACAACACATCCTTTATCTGTGACGCTTCTTTTATGTCCAGTGCTGTCGCAGAGTCTACCTCGAGGCTATTTACACGAACTTGTGGCAAGGACACACACGAATCGAAtagtgtttaataaaatttttacaccGTTGTTGCAAGGCTTGTATCTGTCTATGCAAGCTAGTTTGGTGGGAAACGCGCATCGAAGGCCGATAGAGGCTTTGGAAGAATTAATAGAAATCCGTTGCGGCCCGACTAGCAATGTGCGTCCAATTTGCCGTCTAATCACTCGTCAGGTCCAATTCTTGCCAGACATCATGACCTCGGCACCTGGCAGAGAAATCACCATAACGTCTTTCCTCGGACCATTCTTGTCGGTGTCCGTTTTCGCCGAAGACCAGCCGAACGTAGCTGAAAAGTTCTTCAGTGGCAACCCGTTCGCCGACAAGTCCATGAACTTGACGTTGCAGCAAGAATTGGAGAGCACCAGAACGTCGCTGCATAAAATGCTGCACGCGATTCTCGCGAACAGTAACTGCCGCGACATCACGTTGGCGTATTTAGCGACGTTGTTGCTTTACAACGAGAAGCGTGCTCAGATACAAACGGAGGAGTTCTCCCTTGCCGGCGATGGATTCATGCTGAATTTACTGTCGGTGTTGCAAATGCTCTCCGTGAAAATCAAATTAGACACCGTGGATACTCTGTATCCGTTTCACCCGTCGAGTTTCGTCGAAATAAAGAATGACACAAGGCTGAAGCTTTCATCCCAAGAAGCGGCCGAATGGGTGAAACACTTGGAGAGGACGCACAGGTGGGCCGAGCCTAAGTTTCCGACGCAATGTTGGTTTATCACTCTACACTGTCATCACATAGCGTTGCTACCAGCGTTGCAGAAGTATCAGAGAAAATTAAGGACTTTGCGTGATGTGCAGAAAATGCTAGACGACCTACAGGCAACTGAGCCACAATGGAAAGACACATTTTTTGCGGCGcgtaataaagaattaataaaacgtTACAAAGAACAATTAAAACAGCTTGGTAAATCGAAATCGTGCACCGACGCTGGACTGATCGACCCTGTCTTATTGAGGAGGTGCttgcatttttatatttccgtaGCGGAAGTTCTGTTAAGTATATTGACTGAAACTACACCCGGAAACCCCCTTCCCGACCTTCCTTTACCACAAGAGGTTCCACAAAAGTTCACTGCCCTGCCGGAATGGTACGTCGAAGATATCgcggaatttttattgtttacccTTCA ATTTAGTCCTGGCGTGATAACGAATAACATGGACAATTCGCTCATTACATGGTTACTTGTCGTAGTATGTACTCCACACTGTATACGGAATCCGTATTTAATAGCAAAAATTATCGAAGTACTGTTTGTGATAAATCCCAGTATTCAG GGGCGAACCGAATCGTTGCACGATCAAGTTATGGCGCATCCCATATCGAAAACGCTATTGGCATCGTACCTCATGAAGTTTTATACCGACGTGGAGACGACTGGTTCTAGTTCCGAGTTTTACGACAAATTCTCGATTCGTTATCATATTAGCTTAATATTAAAGTCCATGTGGGACAGTCCGGTGCACAGGGAGTCGATCATTAACGAGAGCAATAACGGCAAGCAATTCGTCAAATTCATTAACATGTTGATGAACGACACCACGTTTCTGTTGGACGAAAGCCTGGAGTCGTTGAAGCGTATACACGAGATCCAAGAACTGATGTCCGATCTGAAAGCATGGGCAGCTCTGTCGCCCGAACAGCAACATTCGCGGATGAGACAATTGACGGCAGACGAGAGACAAGCAAGATCCTATTTGACTCTGGCCAAAGAGACGGTGGCTATGTTTCATTATTTGACGGTGAACATTACGGAGCCGTTTCTACGGCCGGAGTTGGTCGGAAGATTATGTGCCATGTTGAACTTCAACCTGCAGCAACTGTGCGGCCCGAAGTGCAAGAACTTGAAGGTACGAAAACCACAGAAGTACGGATGGGAACCGAGAGCTCTGCTTAGCCAGTTGGTCGATATATATTTGCACCTCGACTGCGACAATTTTGCAGCTGCCTTGGCTAGCGACGAA CGCTCGTTTTGCAAAGAATTGTTCACGGACGCGGCGAACAGATTGCAGAGATCCGTTATTAAAACCACCACAGAAATCGAGAGATTTATAGCGCTCGCGGAACGCGCTGCAGTGATCGCTAGAGATAATCGTGCCAGGGACGAGGATTATGGCGATGCGCCCGAGGAATTTCGAGATCCACTCATGGATACTCTTATGGAAGAACCTGTTAAACTGCCGTCTGGTATCGTGATGGATAAAGCGGTCATTATCAGACACCTTCTCAACAGTGCTACAGATCCATTCAGTAGACAACCTCTCAGCGAAGATATGCTAATGCCGA taaaattgcatttacaaaattatgattTTATGTTCAACTTCAATTTTCAAGCATCGTCATCCCATAGATTTGTCATTAAACAGCATCAACTACAACTATAA
- the Ube4B gene encoding ubiquitination factor E4B isoform X4: protein MSELSQEEMRRRRMARLVGLDNICSATTSNHNADPISPSTPGPSKAFTGQMISPSNQQQFQNAEVAMEVEENNDKQSVSGVDVDSGIENMEVEESDRRDTKSRSRTTSSSTEVTIEQIHSVVSRVLCISWKEPAEGTIFLPQTASQISMQKLVDATEIINQALMEILCMFTRGEDPLKEINAKISSDREDSPNSQTSPLLSPVATLCRCDICCNPFQPKSLTYLLDCYSRVAVEERNHPKKSSIPPLSDVLAVLRAQCVQYSTLVLQGLVGISQSSTTHPLSVTLLLCPVLSQSLPRGYLHELVARTHTNRIVFNKIFTPLLQGLYLSMQASLVGNAHRRPIEALEELIEIRCGPTSNVRPICRLITRQVQFLPDIMTSAPGREITITSFLGPFLSVSVFAEDQPNVAEKFFSGNPFADKSMNLTLQQELESTRTSLHKMLHAILANSNCRDITLAYLATLLLYNEKRAQIQTEEFSLAGDGFMLNLLSVLQMLSVKIKLDTVDTLYPFHPSSFVEIKNDTRLKLSSQEAAEWVKHLERTHRWAEPKFPTQCWFITLHCHHIALLPALQKYQRKLRTLRDVQKMLDDLQATEPQWKDTFFAARNKELIKRYKEQLKQLGKSKSCTDAGLIDPVLLRRCLHFYISVAEVLLSILTETTPGNPLPDLPLPQEVPQKFTALPEWYVEDIAEFLLFTLQFSPGVITNNMDNSLITWLLVVVCTPHCIRNPYLIAKIIEVLFVINPSIQGRTESLHDQVMAHPISKTLLASYLMKFYTDVETTGSSSEFYDKFSIRYHISLILKSMWDSPVHRESIINESNNGKQFVKFINMLMNDTTFLLDESLESLKRIHEIQELMSDLKAWAALSPEQQHSRMRQLTADERQARSYLTLAKETVAMFHYLTVNITEPFLRPELVGRLCAMLNFNLQQLCGPKCKNLKVRKPQKYGWEPRALLSQLVDIYLHLDCDNFAAALASDERSFCKELFTDAANRLQRSVIKTTTEIERFIALAERAAVIARDNRARDEDYGDAPEEFRDPLMDTLMEEPVKLPSGIVMDKAVIIRHLLNSATDPFSRQPLSEDMLMPMPELKERISTWKQQKKKSTNI, encoded by the exons ATGAGCGAGCTCAGCCAGGAGGAA ATGAGGAGAAGGCGAATGGCCCGTTTAGTTGGTTTGGACAACATATGTTCGGCAACCACCTCTAATCACAATGCCGACCCTATTTCGCCGAGCACGCCGGGTCCATCGAAGGCATTTACAGGACAGATGATATCTCCATCGAATCAGCAACAGTTTCAGAATGCAGAGGTAGCGATGGAAGTGGAAGAAAATAACGATAAACAGTCTGTTTCGGGAGTAGACGTGGATTCCGGGATTGAGAATATGGAAGTGGAGGAATCGGACAGAAGAGACACAAAATCGAGATCTCGT ACTACCAGTTCCAGCACAGAGGTGACTATAGAACAAATACATTCTGTTGTTTCTCGGGTGTTGTGCATATCGTGGAAAGAACCGGCAGAGGGCACCATATTCCTTCCGCAAACGGCATCGCAAATATCCATGCAGAAACTCGTCGACGCCACAGAGATTATCAATCAGGCACTGATGGAGATTTTGTGTATGTTCACGCGAGGAGAAGATCCTCTGAAGGAAATTAATGCGAAGATCTCTTCGGATAGGGAAGATAGCCCCAACAGTCAAACGAGTCCTTTATTAAGCCCAGTCGCGACACTTTGTCGTTGTGATATTTGTTGTAATCCGTTTCAGCCTAAGAGTCTCACTTATTTATTAGATTGTTATTCAAGAGTCGCTGTCGAGGAACGAAATCACCCAAAG AAATCCAGTATCCCGCCACTCTCCGACGTACTAGCTGTTCTGAGAGCACAGTGTGTTCAATACTCCACTTTGGTGCTACAAGGCCTAGTGGGCATTTCTCAATCTTCAACAACACATCCTTTATCTGTGACGCTTCTTTTATGTCCAGTGCTGTCGCAGAGTCTACCTCGAGGCTATTTACACGAACTTGTGGCAAGGACACACACGAATCGAAtagtgtttaataaaatttttacaccGTTGTTGCAAGGCTTGTATCTGTCTATGCAAGCTAGTTTGGTGGGAAACGCGCATCGAAGGCCGATAGAGGCTTTGGAAGAATTAATAGAAATCCGTTGCGGCCCGACTAGCAATGTGCGTCCAATTTGCCGTCTAATCACTCGTCAGGTCCAATTCTTGCCAGACATCATGACCTCGGCACCTGGCAGAGAAATCACCATAACGTCTTTCCTCGGACCATTCTTGTCGGTGTCCGTTTTCGCCGAAGACCAGCCGAACGTAGCTGAAAAGTTCTTCAGTGGCAACCCGTTCGCCGACAAGTCCATGAACTTGACGTTGCAGCAAGAATTGGAGAGCACCAGAACGTCGCTGCATAAAATGCTGCACGCGATTCTCGCGAACAGTAACTGCCGCGACATCACGTTGGCGTATTTAGCGACGTTGTTGCTTTACAACGAGAAGCGTGCTCAGATACAAACGGAGGAGTTCTCCCTTGCCGGCGATGGATTCATGCTGAATTTACTGTCGGTGTTGCAAATGCTCTCCGTGAAAATCAAATTAGACACCGTGGATACTCTGTATCCGTTTCACCCGTCGAGTTTCGTCGAAATAAAGAATGACACAAGGCTGAAGCTTTCATCCCAAGAAGCGGCCGAATGGGTGAAACACTTGGAGAGGACGCACAGGTGGGCCGAGCCTAAGTTTCCGACGCAATGTTGGTTTATCACTCTACACTGTCATCACATAGCGTTGCTACCAGCGTTGCAGAAGTATCAGAGAAAATTAAGGACTTTGCGTGATGTGCAGAAAATGCTAGACGACCTACAGGCAACTGAGCCACAATGGAAAGACACATTTTTTGCGGCGcgtaataaagaattaataaaacgtTACAAAGAACAATTAAAACAGCTTGGTAAATCGAAATCGTGCACCGACGCTGGACTGATCGACCCTGTCTTATTGAGGAGGTGCttgcatttttatatttccgtaGCGGAAGTTCTGTTAAGTATATTGACTGAAACTACACCCGGAAACCCCCTTCCCGACCTTCCTTTACCACAAGAGGTTCCACAAAAGTTCACTGCCCTGCCGGAATGGTACGTCGAAGATATCgcggaatttttattgtttacccTTCA ATTTAGTCCTGGCGTGATAACGAATAACATGGACAATTCGCTCATTACATGGTTACTTGTCGTAGTATGTACTCCACACTGTATACGGAATCCGTATTTAATAGCAAAAATTATCGAAGTACTGTTTGTGATAAATCCCAGTATTCAG GGGCGAACCGAATCGTTGCACGATCAAGTTATGGCGCATCCCATATCGAAAACGCTATTGGCATCGTACCTCATGAAGTTTTATACCGACGTGGAGACGACTGGTTCTAGTTCCGAGTTTTACGACAAATTCTCGATTCGTTATCATATTAGCTTAATATTAAAGTCCATGTGGGACAGTCCGGTGCACAGGGAGTCGATCATTAACGAGAGCAATAACGGCAAGCAATTCGTCAAATTCATTAACATGTTGATGAACGACACCACGTTTCTGTTGGACGAAAGCCTGGAGTCGTTGAAGCGTATACACGAGATCCAAGAACTGATGTCCGATCTGAAAGCATGGGCAGCTCTGTCGCCCGAACAGCAACATTCGCGGATGAGACAATTGACGGCAGACGAGAGACAAGCAAGATCCTATTTGACTCTGGCCAAAGAGACGGTGGCTATGTTTCATTATTTGACGGTGAACATTACGGAGCCGTTTCTACGGCCGGAGTTGGTCGGAAGATTATGTGCCATGTTGAACTTCAACCTGCAGCAACTGTGCGGCCCGAAGTGCAAGAACTTGAAGGTACGAAAACCACAGAAGTACGGATGGGAACCGAGAGCTCTGCTTAGCCAGTTGGTCGATATATATTTGCACCTCGACTGCGACAATTTTGCAGCTGCCTTGGCTAGCGACGAA CGCTCGTTTTGCAAAGAATTGTTCACGGACGCGGCGAACAGATTGCAGAGATCCGTTATTAAAACCACCACAGAAATCGAGAGATTTATAGCGCTCGCGGAACGCGCTGCAGTGATCGCTAGAGATAATCGTGCCAGGGACGAGGATTATGGCGATGCGCCCGAGGAATTTCGAGATCCACTCATGGATACTCTTATGGAAGAACCTGTTAAACTGCCGTCTGGTATCGTGATGGATAAAGCGGTCATTATCAGACACCTTCTCAACAGTGCTACAGATCCATTCAGTAGACAACCTCTCAGCGAAGATATGCTAATGCCGA tGCCCGAGTTAAAAGAAAGGATATCTACATggaaacaacaaaagaaaaagtcgacaaatatataa
- the Ube4B gene encoding ubiquitination factor E4B isoform X2, which produces MDMRRRRMARLVGLDNICSATTSNHNADPISPSTPGPSKAFTGQMISPSNQQQFQNAEVAMEVEENNDKQSVSGVDVDSGIENMEVEESDRRDTKSRSRTTSSSTEVTIEQIHSVVSRVLCISWKEPAEGTIFLPQTASQISMQKLVDATEIINQALMEILCMFTRGEDPLKEINAKISSDREDSPNSQTSPLLSPVATLCRCDICCNPFQPKSLTYLLDCYSRVAVEERNHPKKSSIPPLSDVLAVLRAQCVQYSTLVLQGLVGISQSSTTHPLSVTLLLCPVLSQSLPRGYLHELVARTHTNRIVFNKIFTPLLQGLYLSMQASLVGNAHRRPIEALEELIEIRCGPTSNVRPICRLITRQVQFLPDIMTSAPGREITITSFLGPFLSVSVFAEDQPNVAEKFFSGNPFADKSMNLTLQQELESTRTSLHKMLHAILANSNCRDITLAYLATLLLYNEKRAQIQTEEFSLAGDGFMLNLLSVLQMLSVKIKLDTVDTLYPFHPSSFVEIKNDTRLKLSSQEAAEWVKHLERTHRWAEPKFPTQCWFITLHCHHIALLPALQKYQRKLRTLRDVQKMLDDLQATEPQWKDTFFAARNKELIKRYKEQLKQLGKSKSCTDAGLIDPVLLRRCLHFYISVAEVLLSILTETTPGNPLPDLPLPQEVPQKFTALPEWYVEDIAEFLLFTLQFSPGVITNNMDNSLITWLLVVVCTPHCIRNPYLIAKIIEVLFVINPSIQGRTESLHDQVMAHPISKTLLASYLMKFYTDVETTGSSSEFYDKFSIRYHISLILKSMWDSPVHRESIINESNNGKQFVKFINMLMNDTTFLLDESLESLKRIHEIQELMSDLKAWAALSPEQQHSRMRQLTADERQARSYLTLAKETVAMFHYLTVNITEPFLRPELVGRLCAMLNFNLQQLCGPKCKNLKVRKPQKYGWEPRALLSQLVDIYLHLDCDNFAAALASDERSFCKELFTDAANRLQRSVIKTTTEIERFIALAERAAVIARDNRARDEDYGDAPEEFRDPLMDTLMEEPVKLPSGIVMDKAVIIRHLLNSATDPFSRQPLSEDMLMPIKLHLQNYDFMFNFNFQASSSHRFVIKQHQLQL; this is translated from the exons ATGGAT ATGAGGAGAAGGCGAATGGCCCGTTTAGTTGGTTTGGACAACATATGTTCGGCAACCACCTCTAATCACAATGCCGACCCTATTTCGCCGAGCACGCCGGGTCCATCGAAGGCATTTACAGGACAGATGATATCTCCATCGAATCAGCAACAGTTTCAGAATGCAGAGGTAGCGATGGAAGTGGAAGAAAATAACGATAAACAGTCTGTTTCGGGAGTAGACGTGGATTCCGGGATTGAGAATATGGAAGTGGAGGAATCGGACAGAAGAGACACAAAATCGAGATCTCGT ACTACCAGTTCCAGCACAGAGGTGACTATAGAACAAATACATTCTGTTGTTTCTCGGGTGTTGTGCATATCGTGGAAAGAACCGGCAGAGGGCACCATATTCCTTCCGCAAACGGCATCGCAAATATCCATGCAGAAACTCGTCGACGCCACAGAGATTATCAATCAGGCACTGATGGAGATTTTGTGTATGTTCACGCGAGGAGAAGATCCTCTGAAGGAAATTAATGCGAAGATCTCTTCGGATAGGGAAGATAGCCCCAACAGTCAAACGAGTCCTTTATTAAGCCCAGTCGCGACACTTTGTCGTTGTGATATTTGTTGTAATCCGTTTCAGCCTAAGAGTCTCACTTATTTATTAGATTGTTATTCAAGAGTCGCTGTCGAGGAACGAAATCACCCAAAG AAATCCAGTATCCCGCCACTCTCCGACGTACTAGCTGTTCTGAGAGCACAGTGTGTTCAATACTCCACTTTGGTGCTACAAGGCCTAGTGGGCATTTCTCAATCTTCAACAACACATCCTTTATCTGTGACGCTTCTTTTATGTCCAGTGCTGTCGCAGAGTCTACCTCGAGGCTATTTACACGAACTTGTGGCAAGGACACACACGAATCGAAtagtgtttaataaaatttttacaccGTTGTTGCAAGGCTTGTATCTGTCTATGCAAGCTAGTTTGGTGGGAAACGCGCATCGAAGGCCGATAGAGGCTTTGGAAGAATTAATAGAAATCCGTTGCGGCCCGACTAGCAATGTGCGTCCAATTTGCCGTCTAATCACTCGTCAGGTCCAATTCTTGCCAGACATCATGACCTCGGCACCTGGCAGAGAAATCACCATAACGTCTTTCCTCGGACCATTCTTGTCGGTGTCCGTTTTCGCCGAAGACCAGCCGAACGTAGCTGAAAAGTTCTTCAGTGGCAACCCGTTCGCCGACAAGTCCATGAACTTGACGTTGCAGCAAGAATTGGAGAGCACCAGAACGTCGCTGCATAAAATGCTGCACGCGATTCTCGCGAACAGTAACTGCCGCGACATCACGTTGGCGTATTTAGCGACGTTGTTGCTTTACAACGAGAAGCGTGCTCAGATACAAACGGAGGAGTTCTCCCTTGCCGGCGATGGATTCATGCTGAATTTACTGTCGGTGTTGCAAATGCTCTCCGTGAAAATCAAATTAGACACCGTGGATACTCTGTATCCGTTTCACCCGTCGAGTTTCGTCGAAATAAAGAATGACACAAGGCTGAAGCTTTCATCCCAAGAAGCGGCCGAATGGGTGAAACACTTGGAGAGGACGCACAGGTGGGCCGAGCCTAAGTTTCCGACGCAATGTTGGTTTATCACTCTACACTGTCATCACATAGCGTTGCTACCAGCGTTGCAGAAGTATCAGAGAAAATTAAGGACTTTGCGTGATGTGCAGAAAATGCTAGACGACCTACAGGCAACTGAGCCACAATGGAAAGACACATTTTTTGCGGCGcgtaataaagaattaataaaacgtTACAAAGAACAATTAAAACAGCTTGGTAAATCGAAATCGTGCACCGACGCTGGACTGATCGACCCTGTCTTATTGAGGAGGTGCttgcatttttatatttccgtaGCGGAAGTTCTGTTAAGTATATTGACTGAAACTACACCCGGAAACCCCCTTCCCGACCTTCCTTTACCACAAGAGGTTCCACAAAAGTTCACTGCCCTGCCGGAATGGTACGTCGAAGATATCgcggaatttttattgtttacccTTCA ATTTAGTCCTGGCGTGATAACGAATAACATGGACAATTCGCTCATTACATGGTTACTTGTCGTAGTATGTACTCCACACTGTATACGGAATCCGTATTTAATAGCAAAAATTATCGAAGTACTGTTTGTGATAAATCCCAGTATTCAG GGGCGAACCGAATCGTTGCACGATCAAGTTATGGCGCATCCCATATCGAAAACGCTATTGGCATCGTACCTCATGAAGTTTTATACCGACGTGGAGACGACTGGTTCTAGTTCCGAGTTTTACGACAAATTCTCGATTCGTTATCATATTAGCTTAATATTAAAGTCCATGTGGGACAGTCCGGTGCACAGGGAGTCGATCATTAACGAGAGCAATAACGGCAAGCAATTCGTCAAATTCATTAACATGTTGATGAACGACACCACGTTTCTGTTGGACGAAAGCCTGGAGTCGTTGAAGCGTATACACGAGATCCAAGAACTGATGTCCGATCTGAAAGCATGGGCAGCTCTGTCGCCCGAACAGCAACATTCGCGGATGAGACAATTGACGGCAGACGAGAGACAAGCAAGATCCTATTTGACTCTGGCCAAAGAGACGGTGGCTATGTTTCATTATTTGACGGTGAACATTACGGAGCCGTTTCTACGGCCGGAGTTGGTCGGAAGATTATGTGCCATGTTGAACTTCAACCTGCAGCAACTGTGCGGCCCGAAGTGCAAGAACTTGAAGGTACGAAAACCACAGAAGTACGGATGGGAACCGAGAGCTCTGCTTAGCCAGTTGGTCGATATATATTTGCACCTCGACTGCGACAATTTTGCAGCTGCCTTGGCTAGCGACGAA CGCTCGTTTTGCAAAGAATTGTTCACGGACGCGGCGAACAGATTGCAGAGATCCGTTATTAAAACCACCACAGAAATCGAGAGATTTATAGCGCTCGCGGAACGCGCTGCAGTGATCGCTAGAGATAATCGTGCCAGGGACGAGGATTATGGCGATGCGCCCGAGGAATTTCGAGATCCACTCATGGATACTCTTATGGAAGAACCTGTTAAACTGCCGTCTGGTATCGTGATGGATAAAGCGGTCATTATCAGACACCTTCTCAACAGTGCTACAGATCCATTCAGTAGACAACCTCTCAGCGAAGATATGCTAATGCCGA taaaattgcatttacaaaattatgattTTATGTTCAACTTCAATTTTCAAGCATCGTCATCCCATAGATTTGTCATTAAACAGCATCAACTACAACTATAA